gtcaggtGTGTAACCATCTGCaggatatcactatgtatctgtcaggaagtaaagagcgatgttctgcagatctatagagaggtcagtggtgtaataatctgcaggatacatcactgtgtatctgtcaggaggtggagCGGACAGTGATGTTCTGCagctctctagagaggtcaggtGTGTAACCATCTGCaggatatcactatgtatctgtcaggaagtAAAGAGCgaagttctgcagatctctagagaggtcagtggtgtaataatctgcaggatacatcactatgtatctgtcaggaggtggagcggacagagcgatgttctgcagactcAGTAATCTTGCTGTCCCTGTCTCCTAGCATCACAGAAGTCAGCGGTCGATCACTGACACAGAAAGACCTCGCCCTGTCTACACTTCTTAATACGGCCCCTATAGAGGGTGAGGATACGGAACGCGTGAGCACCGGTACAAAGTACGCGCTGGAGCTGTGGCTGCAAACTGTACGCCGAGAGGAAGTTCCCTAGAGGTCCTTTACTCTATTGCACTTTCAATACTATCAGTATAGAGGCCTTGGAAGACACGACAGGACACAGCGCCCCCAGAGGCTGCGGCAGACATGACAGGACAAGCACTGAATAAATAAAAGGGGTTTATTCCCGTTTAAAAAGATTTTTGTTGCCTTTCTTTTGGCCTTGGAAGATGTCGCCTGCACCAGCTCTACCTCAGTGCGTACGAAGAACAGACTAAATACAGATAAGTCATAgatttaaatacataaatatgcAGATGACGGTGATGCCGCTACTACCGCCGCATTAACCCTCCAGCACCAGGAAGGATATCTGGAATATTCCTTGGTGGGAGGGGTACGTGACCTTCATACAGAACAGGGTCTGGTCTTTGGAGTTTGtttaagtaaaaaaacaaaaaacggaaaatatATCATTGTCTATTGGCGTTTATCTCTGTACAGCGCTAGGAGGAGGCGGCAGCAGTGAGCGTACGGAAAAAATATACATAGAAGGCGATATACAGGGCATCGAAAAATGTCATATCTGAGATCAGAGTGCAGTACCAGCTGGTGCCTGCAGATGGCGACCTTATGGGTCTCTAGCACCACCTACAGGCTGCAGGGGTATTGCAAGCGACATCTCCCTGTGTcaggtaattgaggaatgatgtgACTCTACAAAaagtgatgaaaagaaaaaaaattgattgattTTGATAATTTCCAgcagatatcagtcacatatggatGGCTTGACACTGGAAATACGTGATTGGGGGGAAACAGGAAGGTCTACACATTACAGTCACCGTCTGAACTGATAACCATAGAGCGCATTACTACACGTAGCTGATTTCAAAGAGCAgatcattaaataaaaaatagaatcaTCCGATATAAAAAAATGATATGATGGGAGTCGTAATACTAAAATGAGCGCTGGGTTGATTCCTCGTGGTCTCTGTACATTCCTGCTGTCCGTGTGCCGCCGGTTTCCATAGGCAATGGCGTATAATGCtttgtagttttaaaaaaaatggggcCTATGGAAACAGAAGTCAGCCATGTCCTCGCTGGAGTCCGGCTTCCTGGGTCAGGACCCTCCTGATCAGTCCAATGATATAATGTCCGGTCTGCACCCAGGTAAGGTCGGGGTGGAGTTCTGAGATCCGCTGTGGCCGTGACTGTCCCGTAACGTGCTGGTGGAAACAATGCTACTTATCCGGCTGGCGCCATTGCTTGCCCCGTGGGATCCTGTTATGGCCTGGGTGAGGGGGCTCATGTAATGCGATGGGGGGGCCCGGTACTGGAAAAAGTGATTGAGGGCGTCCTGTTCATCCAGGGAGGTGATGACGGACGGGCTGTAATGctgaagaagaggaggaacagGAAATGATACATGAGGCGACatgcatttaaagggacagtacgCCTACATATTTCAATGGCTGGGGCAGGAGGTCTACGGGAGACCTCAGCCCCTCCTCTAATGGTCACGTTCTAATTGTTAACCAATTTACATCATGAGCTGCAAAACTTTCTTGGTTGCGCTCACCTGATTGTCCGTCGTCTGAAGGAAGGAGAAGATATCGAGACCTGAGGAGAGGAAACAGGAGACTGTGACACATGACGATACCAGGGCAAGCATTGCAGTCCCCGTGTCACTGGTATATCCCCGACACTCAGGCACTGATAAAACTggtctctgatcacgtgatcgccaTGATGACCGATCAGTGTGATCACCGATTTATAAAAATTGATTTTCCCATTAACCAAATAAAATccaggttaaggggttaaaacgcaGAAGACTAATGTGTGATGCAGAGTGCTATACCAGATGGGATACTGAATACCAATCAGAGGGCAGACACCGCCCCGAAGGCCGTCAGTTGTCTTCACGTTAGAagaattaacccttcccacaTTTACCTTGAAGGTCGCTTGGTACTGGGAAGGTTCGGTGGTAGTCGGGTAGAGGAAGGCTGGAGAGGTAATCACTCCCTATAGTGGCCATAGGGGGGCTTCTCAGAACAGACGATGGTTGATGGTCAACGCTGATCACcctaataaaattaaataaaaagacaAGAGAGTAAGACTCCACGTGGGGGGCATTTCTAATACTCCATCCATGCCACTTGCACCCCCCACCCCCGACACTATGGTACAAGTTAATGGATAGCAGCTTGTACCCTTTGGATCCGACAGAGGGTATGGTCGTTGAGGTGATAGAACACGGCCTCTTGGGCGCAGGCTCGTCCTCGTCTGATGAGCTGTCCAGGGTCAGGTCGATCACTTCCACCTTCTTCTTGGCCTCGCTGTTGTACTTGAGGTCACAGCTGAGGTTGTAGATCATTCCTGTTGGAAGACGATAAGACCTAACAGGGCAGCTCATTGGAGGAACGTGACAGCTCACCAGACGTCTCCCCGGAGTCAGAAGTGACTACCTCCAGCACTTACCATCAATCCCTCCATACGATGTGGGCTGCAGCACGTCCTGCTTCTCCTTCTTGGGCTTCATCGGACACCAGGACCCGTCCTCCATGAACTGAATCTCATCGCAGTCTGTGCAGGAGTTCAGGATGTCCATGAAGAGACTGCAAGAGAAAAGGCAACATGAGCAACTATacccacagccaccactagggggccccATCTGCAGGCTCATAAGGTGACATGCCTGACTTTATATATTAACCATTTAATGGCTTCTCTGCTGAGGATGGTGACAACCACAGCCCAAAAACCATCCAGTGACTCACCCGTCTATAATGAGCAAATCGTATGGCGCCTTCTTGTCGCACACAGGACACGTCCACGTTGGTTTTTTCTCATTCATTTGCAGGTAGAGGGCAGCATCGAAGCACTGGAGGTGGGTGCAGGTGATGGCCCTACAGGGCACGGTCAGACGCATCTTCCCCAGCTGCAGAGAGGAGGGCAGAGGATTATTCGCCATGTTCCTTTTGTATATTTATAGGACTCCTCTGTGTATGATCTGCAACTATCACACTCACCGGACACATGAGGGAGACCCGAAGGCTGGTTGTGGCGATCTCACTGTCGGGGTCGGCCGTCAGCTTCTCTTTTACTATTGTGGGAGAAATAAAGAAATAAGTGTAAGAGGTCGATCTGCGGAGAGATGTCAGGGGTCGGATGGAGAGATTGGACTCACTCAGTGCTCTGGAATGGTCTGGGTTCCGGATGCCTTTGGCGCGGAGTTTCTGCAGAAGGGTGACCGAGGTCAGCTGCTTCACCAGGTAGACGGACAGCGAGTAATTCTGCAAGACAGAGAGTGTCAGGAAAAATGGCGCCAAAGTAATCACCCATAGCACCCCCTCCTACAGCCATACAGTATAAGAGGAGAGGCGCCCCCTCCTACAGCCATACACTATAAGATGAGAGAGGCGCCCCCTCCTACAACCATGCGTTATAAGACGAGAGCAGGGCTCCCTCCTACAGCCGTACACTATAAGATGAGACCGGCGCCCCCTCCTACAGCCGTACACTATAAGATGAGACCGGCGCCCCCTCCtacagaagagagaaaaaaaagaaaacagagtGTCAATCAACCAGATTGCCCCTTTTGGTGAAACACCTCCAAACACCATCGGattcctccctggtgaagtaagttcCACAATTTGTGCTGCTAATTAAGTAATTTTACGGATGATCTTTGATGAAGCCCTCTGTCTAAGGTGTCGGTACGCATCCTGCACTTGCGCCCCCTCCTACAGCCATGTACTATAAGACGAGAGCAGGGCTCCCTCCTACAGCCGTGCACTATAAGATAAGAGTGGCACCCCCTCCTACAGCTGTACAGTATAAGATGAGAGCGGTGCCCCCTCCTACAGCCATGTACTATAAGACGAGAGCAGGGCTCCCTCCTACAGCCGTGCACTATAAGATAAGAGTGGCACCCCCTCCTACAGCTGTACAGTATAAGATGAGAGCGGTGCCCCCTCCTACAGCTGTACACTATAAGACGAGAGCGGCACCCCCTCCTACAGCCATTTACTATAAGATAAAAGCGGCGCCCCCTCCTACAGCCGTGCACTATAAGACGAGAGCAGGGCTCCCTCTTCCAGCCGTGCACTATAAGATGAGAGCGGTGCCCCCTCCTACAGCCATGTACTATAAGATGAGAGCAGGGCTCCCTCCTACAGCCATGTACTATAAGATAAAAGCGGCGCCCCCTCCTACAGCCGTGCACTATAAGACGAGAGCAGGGCTCCCTCTTCCAGCCGTGCACTATAAGATGAGAGCGGTGCCCCCTCCTACAGCCATGTACTATAAGATGAGAGCAGGGCTCCCTCCTACAGCCATGTACTATAAGATAAAAGCGGCGCCCCCTCCTACAGCCGTGCAGTAGAAGATGAGAGCGGTGCCCCCTCCTACAGCCGTACACTATAAGATGAGAGCGGCACCCCCTCCTACAGCCGTGCAGTATAAGATAAGAGCGGTACCCCCTCCTACAGGCGTACACTATAAGATGAGAGCGGTGCCCCCTCCTACAGCCGTGCAGTATAAGATGAGAGCGGTGCCCCCTCCTACAACCATGCGTTATAAGACGAGAGCAGGGCTCCCTCCTACAGCCATGTACTATAAAATAAGAGCGGCACCCCCTCCTACAGCCATGTACTACAAGACGAGAGCAGGGCTCCTTCCTACAGCCGTACACTATAAGATGAGAGCGGTGCCCCCTCCTACAGCCATGTACTATAAGATGAGAGCGGCGCCCCCTCCTACAGCCATGTTCTACAAGACGAGAGCAGGGCTCCTTCCTACAGCCGTACACTATAAGATAAGAGCGGCACCCCCTCCTACAGCCGTGCATTATGAGAGGGATACCACCCCCCTTTTACAGCCTGTACTATAGGGGGAGCCAGTCCCACAATGACTGATCACTGTGTTACCTGGGGTTAACACTTACTCTGCCAAACTCAGACGACCAGTTGACAATGATGTTGTTGGGCACGGTGGACGACAGCCGGATGAGCGGGGAGATGTTGATGGGTCTGCTCGGCCTTTTAGGCTCCACTCCATTCTTGGTGGGAGGTAAGTAGCCCTGGATGTGGGAGAAGGAaggaatttttaaaatttcatgTGTATTACCGCCACCTACTGTCATGCATCCAAACTCCCACATTTTGATTCCATCGGTCTTAAATTTCAACTTCAGGAAATGAAAGCCCCGACCATTTTACTCACTGGCAATGGGCACAGCTTCCCGTTCACCTTCACAAAGAGGTTGGGGGGGAAGTAGTCCTCCTGCGGACAGCTGGTCTCACACAGACAGAACCTGGAGAAAGACGTCAGGTTATAAGACATCGCCCCTCCGCTGCCTCGTTACACACCAGACAATTATCTATCGTGTCTACACCCCCATACCATGACGCCGTGCCACCCGACCAATGTTATTTTTACCAGACAGGGAGCTCTGGTGGTTAACCCTTCGCTCACCTCTGCGGAGGTGGCAGAAA
The sequence above is drawn from the Bufo bufo chromosome 11, aBufBuf1.1, whole genome shotgun sequence genome and encodes:
- the PIAS3 gene encoding E3 SUMO-protein ligase PIAS3 isoform X1, with protein sequence MAELAELKHMVMSFRVSELLVLLGFAGRNKSGRKHELLSKALHLVKSGCNPTILMKIKELYRRRFPRKVLSTTDLTMLHMQAGALPNANSLSQGAVCHLGYDGGTMPSTLPSSVLPPIPMLGPKHETDIQHLSPPIHPVHPDVKMKRLPFYDVYDELIKPTTLASTNTQRFEEAHFSFALTPQQVHQILSSRDILPGAKCDYTVQVQLRFCLCETSCPQEDYFPPNLFVKVNGKLCPLPGYLPPTKNGVEPKRPSRPINISPLIRLSSTVPNNIIVNWSSEFGRNYSLSVYLVKQLTSVTLLQKLRAKGIRNPDHSRALIKEKLTADPDSEIATTSLRVSLMCPLGKMRLTVPCRAITCTHLQCFDAALYLQMNEKKPTWTCPVCDKKAPYDLLIIDGLFMDILNSCTDCDEIQFMEDGSWCPMKPKKEKQDVLQPTSYGGIDGMIYNLSCDLKYNSEAKKKVEVIDLTLDSSSDEDEPAPKRPCSITSTTIPSVGSKGVISVDHQPSSVLRSPPMATIGSDYLSSLPLPDYHRTFPVPSDLQGLDIFSFLQTTDNQHYSPSVITSLDEQDALNHFFQYRAPPSHYMSPLTQAITGSHGASNGASRISSIVSTSTLRDSHGHSGSQNSTPTLPGCRPDIISLD
- the PIAS3 gene encoding E3 SUMO-protein ligase PIAS3 isoform X2 yields the protein MVMSFRVSELLVLLGFAGRNKSGRKHELLSKALHLVKSGCNPTILMKIKELYRRRFPRKVLSTTDLTMLHMQAGALPNANSLSQGAVCHLGYDGGTMPSTLPSSVLPPIPMLGPKHETDIQHLSPPIHPVHPDVKMKRLPFYDVYDELIKPTTLASTNTQRFEEAHFSFALTPQQVHQILSSRDILPGAKCDYTVQVQLRFCLCETSCPQEDYFPPNLFVKVNGKLCPLPGYLPPTKNGVEPKRPSRPINISPLIRLSSTVPNNIIVNWSSEFGRNYSLSVYLVKQLTSVTLLQKLRAKGIRNPDHSRALIKEKLTADPDSEIATTSLRVSLMCPLGKMRLTVPCRAITCTHLQCFDAALYLQMNEKKPTWTCPVCDKKAPYDLLIIDGLFMDILNSCTDCDEIQFMEDGSWCPMKPKKEKQDVLQPTSYGGIDGMIYNLSCDLKYNSEAKKKVEVIDLTLDSSSDEDEPAPKRPCSITSTTIPSVGSKGVISVDHQPSSVLRSPPMATIGSDYLSSLPLPDYHRTFPVPSDLQGLDIFSFLQTTDNQHYSPSVITSLDEQDALNHFFQYRAPPSHYMSPLTQAITGSHGASNGASRISSIVSTSTLRDSHGHSGSQNSTPTLPGCRPDIISLD